The Coffea eugenioides isolate CCC68of chromosome 8, Ceug_1.0, whole genome shotgun sequence genome has a segment encoding these proteins:
- the LOC113781089 gene encoding subtilisin-like protease SBT1.7 yields MGLMHILNLFSVLSLQLLAISANLETYIVHVELPESYAQLSTASISSPNEDLDRWYNSFLPTTIASTNEAQRMVYCYHNVFKGFSAKLSAEDVKVMEKKPGFLSARPQRMLSLHTTHSPIFLGLHQNSGFWRESNYGKGVIIGVLDTGIEPNHPSFSDEGMPPPPAKWKGKCEFNTPVCNKKLIGARFFQDGNGSPADESGHGTHTAGTAAGNFVKGANVFGNANGTAVGVAPHAHLAIYKVCTTGCSESDILAAMDVAIDDGVDILSLSLGGSSVPFHNDNIALGAYSAMEKGILVSCSAGNNGPFGSTLSNDAPWILTVGASTIDRQIRATAVLGNKKELDGQSLYQPKDFHPRLYPLFYPGLNQSDTDADRYCTEALLNITQVKGKIVICEVGLIPPTSKGTNVKAAGGVGMIMINSEQEGYTTRADAHVLPATNINYADRLKLIAYLESTSSPVATFSFKGTIIGDSHAPAVASFSSRGPSYSSPGILKPDIIGPGVNILAAYHESVENSTNTKANFHVLSGTSMSCPHLSGVAALLKSAHPDWSPAAIKSAMMTTADLVNLAQNPIEDEKHLPADLFTMGSGHVNPARANNPGLIYDIEPKDYIPYLCGLNYSDWEVGRILQRKANCKAESRISETQLNYPSFSIVVGSTIQKYTRTVTNVGDANSIYRVKIDQPGGVNVTVKPRILSFSKVNQKLSYEITFTPLSPYKTPSDGSLTWTSAKYSVRSPIAAQPEVVTSA; encoded by the coding sequence ATGGGCTTAATGCACATTCTAAATCTGTTTTCTGTTCTGAGTTTACAATTATTGGCAATCTCTGCCAATTTGGAGACATACATTGTTCATGTTGAGTTACCTGAATCTTACGCTCAACTGTCCACCGCTAGTATTTCAAGCCCAAATGAAGATTTAGATAGATGGTACAATTCTTTCTTGCCAACAACAATTGCAAGCACAAATGAAGCACAAAGAATGGTGTATTGTTATCACAATGTTTTCAAAGGATTTTCTGCCAAATTATCAGCTGAGGATGTCAAAGTAATGGAAAAGAAGCCTGGTTTTCTATCAGCTCGGCCCCAGAGGATGCTGTCTTTGCATACAACTCACAGTCCTATCTTTCTGGGGCTGCATCAGAACTCGGGATTTTGGAGGGAGTCCAATTATGGAAAGGGTGTCATCATTGGAGTCCTGGACACTGGAATTGAGCCAAACCACCCTTCATTCAGTGATGAAGGAATGCCTCCACCTCCTGCTAAATGGAAGGGAAAGTGTGAATTCAATACCCCAGTTTGCAATAAAAAATTGATTGGAGCTAGATTTTTCCAGGATGGAAATGGCTCTCCAGCTGATGAGAGTGGCCATGGAACTCACACAGCAGGCACAGCTGCAGGAAACTTTGTCAAGGGGGCCAATGTATTTGGAAATGCCAATGGCACTGCTGTCGGTGTTGCCCCTCATGCTCACTTGGCAATCTACAAAGTATGTACTACTGGCTGTTCTGAGAGTGATATATTGGCTGCAATGGACGTTGCTATCGACGATGGCGTTGATATTCTTTCCCTCTCCCTCGGTGGAAGTTCGGTACCATTTCACAATGACAACATAGCTCTCGGTGCATATAGTGCAATGGAAAAAGGCATCTTGGTGAGCTGCTCAGCAGGAAATAATGGTCCTTTTGGTTCCACTCTGTCCAATGATGCGCCATGGATTCTTACTGTTGGCGCAAGCACTATTGACAGACAGATAAGGGCAACTGCTGTGCTTGGAAACAAGAAGGAGCTAGATGGCCAGTCTCTATATCAGCCTAAAGATTTTCATCCAAGATTGTATCCTTTGTTTTACCCTGGCCTAAACCAGAGTGATACTGATGCTGATCGGTACTGCACTGAAGCATTGCTGAACATCACACAAGTCAAAGGAAAAATAGTGATATGTGAAGTAGGTCTCATACCTCCAACCAGTAAGGGAACAAATGTTAAGGCTGCTGGTGGTGTAGGCATGATCATGATTAATTCGGAACAAGAGGGTTACACTACACGGGCCGATGCTCATGTTCTTCCAGCCACAAATATCAATTACGCTGATCGACTTAAACTCATTGCCTATCTTGAGTCAACTAGTTCACCCGTAGCTACATTCTCATTCAAAGGAACTATCATTGGAGATAGTCACGCTCCTGCAGTTGCTTCCTTCTCCTCCAGAGGTCCGAGCTATTCTAGTCCTGGAATCTTGAAACCAGACATAATTGGCCCTGGTGTAAACATTCTTGCTGCCTATCATGAATCAGTCGAAAACAGCACCAACACAAAAGCCAACTTTCACGTACTCTCAGGCACTTCAATGTCTTGCCCTCACCTCAGTGGTGTCGCGGCATTACTGAAAAGTGCACACCCCGATTGGTCTCCAGCGGCAATTAAGTCCGCGATGATGACCACTGCTGATCTTGTGAACCTTGCCCAGAATCCCATCGAGGATGAAAAGCACCTTCCAGCCGACCTTTTCACCATGGGCTCAGGCCATGTTAATCCAGCGAGAGCAAACAATCCAGGACTCATTTATGACATTGAACCAAAAGATTACATCCCTTATTTGTGTGGTTTGAATTATTCAGACTGGGAAGTTGGCAGAATTTTACAACGCAAGGCAAATTGCAAGGCTGAATCAagaatatccgagacacaattGAACTATCCTTCATTCTCAATTGTAGTTGGATCAACAATTCAGAAGTATACAAGGACAGTCACTAACGTTGGCGACGCTAACTCAATCTACAGAGTCAAGATTGATCAGCCGGGAGGTGTCAATGTGACAGTCAAACCAAGAATTCTAAGTTTCTCAAAGGTGAACCAGAAGTTGAGCTATGAAATTACATTTACTCCATTATCGCCCTACAAAACTCCATCTGATGGATCTCTTACATGGACATCAGCAAAATACTCAGTCAGAAGCCCAATTGCAGCGCAACCGGAGGTTGTAACATCAGCATAG